One Methylocaldum marinum DNA window includes the following coding sequences:
- a CDS encoding phospholipase D-like domain-containing protein: MAVIMPPQTVLTPAGAANDLQSNGLDALGLTVPNLSPVWSSSAPGEYVQAQLSLELTDVRAPFRGIREFVATPAYWSGVEGMPLAGPVAVFRLHPEAARRLETLVLARYGTPLIRPVPVAMVLRGITLPDPLPVPEWFFAGDPLDTAGEVVSTFHDARGLPVDPIAVADMFRDLLAWLPALRFNSGPAGNVGDAGGVGSIAGLAAGNLCHVIDPHGNGYVPARGQARLKVLDGSNNQVSEVTDSGIVALAAGQSLGRSAADNSADGDVRPVRWGWAQNGTLARAAIAPPALPSGVRLTRQFFRVLAVDLGWHLLGNRSTETVAGIPGDDDATPDFLLPQVRDPVPNFAYLTNGNDVLGAAAAMTAGFPPADGSSFAIVVSPVIDANLPAPPAPGPTSHWPAFPASGGNAPITAATDPARNISAVWRNQADGMNAGRDVIVTIAANSVPDGAHVRLFPRRFVEIAAITGDAPSFVRGDGGSAIAVSNNPTPILLVDPFLLSAGESRPTVISFDIVVTARTGQRRLFSEIRVRVDDVPASWNDNTASFGGAPILSGNGLQGLLDDLHTRGICTSPLFGVPRTFTPGQQSGGAADLARSFAREGQPRQGPRLPTQMRLETLLAIGSAAAADTALNWGAVLTGARWSPEMRSFRPDLGNPGNPAGLDAHASGIRADGWLAYDLALHAVKRAQPILPLGGDVPGWLLSTSGNNWNAPPADTTGTVAAAALETISPVSDTPELTVVTRPQPGDTVDDLVNTVATRFGVPAPDLDVVNAENLVKRVQKEIVAARSGLRDALWSLRRAFLEARELIYIEGPAFARTARPGDAPGDWQVDLVEVIRQRLVANKRLKVLICVPSWPDFDLGRAPWVRAALKHRKKAIEQLTTTDHDRVAAFHPIGFPGRPAAIRTTTVIVDDVYAFTGTSHIRRRGMTFDGSVDVASIDRAIADGYSVAIRQFRQQLMAHKLGVDIPGSPSAATPLWIRLGSPDSAFDAVSDLLQQGGLGRCAPVWAGPTDTSILPQSDDVADPDGMVVTDPASVHILMDLLAAELLSDGADNG; encoded by the coding sequence ATGGCTGTGATCATGCCACCCCAGACCGTTCTGACTCCTGCGGGCGCTGCGAACGATCTGCAAAGCAATGGGCTCGACGCGTTGGGACTGACCGTTCCGAACTTGAGTCCCGTCTGGTCGTCATCGGCGCCCGGAGAGTACGTTCAGGCACAATTGAGCCTGGAATTGACCGATGTCCGAGCCCCGTTTCGCGGCATTCGAGAATTCGTCGCGACGCCGGCATACTGGAGCGGAGTCGAGGGCATGCCGCTGGCCGGCCCGGTGGCAGTGTTTCGCCTGCATCCGGAAGCGGCTCGCCGTTTGGAGACCCTGGTACTGGCCAGGTACGGGACGCCGCTCATCCGTCCGGTCCCGGTTGCGATGGTGCTTCGGGGCATTACCTTGCCAGACCCGCTTCCGGTGCCGGAGTGGTTTTTCGCGGGCGATCCGCTGGATACCGCCGGTGAGGTCGTCTCGACCTTCCACGATGCGCGCGGACTTCCGGTGGATCCCATTGCCGTGGCCGACATGTTCCGCGACCTGCTCGCCTGGCTGCCGGCTCTTCGGTTCAACAGCGGCCCGGCGGGCAATGTCGGCGACGCCGGCGGTGTCGGGAGCATCGCCGGGTTGGCGGCCGGAAACCTGTGCCATGTCATCGATCCGCACGGAAATGGGTATGTTCCGGCCCGAGGCCAGGCGAGGCTGAAAGTCCTCGACGGTTCGAACAACCAGGTTTCGGAGGTGACCGACAGTGGAATCGTCGCGCTGGCGGCCGGACAATCGCTCGGGCGTTCCGCTGCCGACAACAGCGCCGACGGGGACGTACGGCCCGTGCGCTGGGGTTGGGCGCAGAACGGAACTCTGGCGCGCGCCGCTATCGCACCGCCCGCACTGCCATCGGGCGTGAGGCTAACGCGGCAGTTTTTTCGTGTCTTGGCGGTGGATCTCGGCTGGCATCTGCTCGGCAACCGCTCGACCGAGACCGTCGCGGGGATTCCCGGCGACGACGATGCGACGCCGGATTTTCTGCTGCCGCAGGTGCGCGATCCGGTGCCGAATTTCGCCTATCTAACCAACGGTAACGACGTACTCGGTGCCGCTGCCGCCATGACGGCGGGTTTTCCGCCTGCCGACGGCTCCTCGTTTGCCATCGTCGTTTCCCCGGTAATCGACGCGAATCTCCCGGCCCCGCCTGCTCCGGGGCCGACATCCCACTGGCCGGCGTTTCCGGCGTCCGGCGGCAACGCACCGATCACCGCCGCCACGGATCCGGCTCGGAACATTAGCGCCGTTTGGCGTAATCAAGCGGACGGCATGAATGCCGGCCGCGACGTGATCGTCACCATCGCGGCGAACAGCGTGCCGGACGGGGCTCACGTGCGTCTGTTTCCGCGCCGGTTCGTGGAAATTGCGGCGATCACGGGCGATGCTCCGTCCTTCGTTCGCGGCGACGGCGGCAGCGCCATTGCCGTGTCTAACAATCCGACGCCGATCCTGCTCGTCGACCCGTTCCTGTTGAGCGCAGGCGAATCCAGGCCAACCGTCATTTCTTTCGACATCGTAGTGACCGCGCGAACCGGTCAGAGGCGGCTGTTTTCCGAAATACGCGTTCGCGTTGATGACGTCCCTGCGAGCTGGAACGACAACACCGCCAGTTTCGGCGGCGCGCCTATCCTGTCCGGAAATGGCCTGCAAGGCCTGCTTGACGACTTGCACACGCGCGGCATCTGTACGTCGCCGCTTTTCGGGGTGCCGCGCACATTTACGCCGGGCCAGCAGTCTGGCGGCGCAGCCGACCTGGCACGCAGCTTCGCGAGAGAAGGGCAGCCGCGCCAGGGACCGCGCCTGCCGACACAGATGCGCTTGGAGACTCTGCTCGCCATCGGTTCCGCTGCGGCTGCCGATACCGCGCTGAACTGGGGCGCAGTGCTGACCGGCGCACGGTGGAGTCCGGAGATGCGCTCGTTCCGACCGGATCTCGGTAATCCCGGCAATCCCGCGGGGCTGGACGCCCACGCCAGCGGCATTCGTGCCGATGGCTGGCTGGCCTACGATCTTGCGCTACACGCCGTGAAGCGCGCCCAACCCATCCTGCCGCTGGGCGGCGACGTGCCCGGTTGGCTGCTGTCGACCAGCGGCAACAATTGGAACGCTCCGCCCGCGGATACGACCGGCACCGTTGCGGCGGCGGCGCTGGAGACGATCTCGCCGGTTTCCGATACGCCGGAACTGACGGTCGTTACCCGGCCTCAGCCGGGCGACACCGTTGATGACCTGGTCAACACCGTAGCCACACGGTTCGGTGTTCCGGCACCGGACCTCGATGTTGTCAACGCCGAAAACCTGGTGAAGCGAGTGCAGAAGGAGATCGTCGCGGCACGCTCGGGCTTGCGCGATGCCCTGTGGTCGTTGCGCCGGGCTTTCTTGGAGGCGCGCGAGCTGATCTACATCGAGGGTCCCGCTTTTGCCCGGACGGCACGGCCCGGCGACGCGCCGGGCGACTGGCAGGTGGATCTGGTCGAGGTGATCCGCCAACGCTTGGTCGCCAACAAGCGTCTCAAGGTGCTGATCTGCGTGCCGAGCTGGCCGGATTTCGACCTTGGCCGAGCACCTTGGGTGCGCGCGGCACTGAAACACCGCAAGAAGGCCATCGAGCAACTGACGACAACTGACCACGATCGCGTAGCGGCGTTTCACCCGATCGGTTTTCCGGGCCGTCCCGCCGCTATCCGCACCACGACAGTGATCGTCGACGACGTCTACGCTTTTACCGGCACCAGCCATATCCGGCGCCGCGGCATGACTTTCGACGGGTCGGTCGATGTCGCCAGCATCGATCGTGCGATCGCGGACGGCTATTCCGTCGCGATCCGTCAGTTCCGGCAACAGCTAATGGCGCACAAGCTCGGCGTCGACATTCCGGGATCGCCTTCCGCGGCAACCCCGTTATGGATTCGGCTCGGGTCTCCCGATTCGGCTTTCGATGCGGTTTCGGATCTGCTGCAACAGGGCGGGTTGGGGCGTTGCGCGCCGGTTTGGGCCGGGCCGACCGACACGAGTATCCTTCCGCAGTCCGATGACGTGGCCGATCCCGACGGGATGGTGGTAACCGACCCTGCGTCCGTGCACATACTCATGGATCTGCTGGCGGCAGAATTGTTGTCGGACGGTGCGGACAACGGATGA
- the miaB gene encoding tRNA (N6-isopentenyl adenosine(37)-C2)-methylthiotransferase MiaB — translation MTQKLFIETIGCQMNEYDSAKMRDVLNASHGFELTNDPEEADVLLLNTCSVREKAQEKVFSELGRWRPLKDKKPGVVIGVGGCVASQEGEALQRRAPYVDMVFGPQTLHRLPELLDKVRAEKRPAIDVSFPEIEKFDALPEPRAEGPKAFVSIMEGCSKYCTFCVVPYTRGEEISRPLDDVIAEIVALTEQGVREVVLLGQNVNAYRGATSDGEIADFALLLNYVAAIDGIDRIRFTTSHPVEFTDSLIEAYAEIPKLADHLHLPVQSGSNRVLSLMKRGHTREEYIDKIQRLKEARPHLSLSSDFIVGFPGETEQDFEETMDLIETLGFDHSYSFLYSPRPGTPAAEMNDDVPITVKKERLARLQARINEMSAEISRNMVNTVQRILVEGISKKDYAQLSGRTENNRVVNFSGPPQLIGQFMDVLIVEALPNSLRGRCVSASTPDFSTPETSSLTA, via the coding sequence ATGACCCAAAAGCTCTTCATTGAAACCATCGGTTGTCAGATGAACGAGTACGATTCCGCGAAGATGCGCGACGTACTCAATGCCTCCCATGGCTTCGAACTCACCAACGATCCCGAGGAAGCCGACGTTTTGCTGTTGAATACGTGTTCGGTGCGGGAGAAAGCTCAGGAAAAGGTTTTTTCCGAACTGGGGCGCTGGCGCCCGCTCAAGGACAAGAAACCCGGTGTCGTCATAGGCGTCGGCGGTTGTGTCGCCAGCCAGGAAGGCGAGGCCCTGCAGCGCCGTGCGCCCTACGTGGACATGGTATTCGGCCCGCAAACACTGCATCGCCTGCCGGAACTTCTGGACAAGGTCAGGGCGGAAAAAAGACCCGCCATCGACGTATCGTTCCCCGAAATCGAAAAGTTCGACGCGCTTCCGGAGCCGCGCGCGGAAGGACCCAAGGCCTTTGTTTCAATCATGGAAGGTTGCAGTAAATATTGTACGTTTTGTGTCGTACCTTACACTCGGGGCGAGGAAATCAGCCGTCCTTTGGATGACGTGATCGCGGAAATCGTCGCCTTGACCGAGCAGGGCGTGCGCGAGGTGGTCTTGCTGGGGCAGAACGTCAATGCCTATCGAGGGGCGACCTCGGACGGCGAAATCGCCGATTTCGCGCTGCTTTTGAATTACGTGGCGGCCATCGACGGTATCGACCGCATCCGTTTCACCACCTCCCATCCGGTGGAGTTTACCGATAGCCTGATCGAAGCCTACGCGGAGATTCCGAAATTGGCAGACCATTTGCATCTTCCCGTGCAGAGTGGCAGTAACCGCGTGTTGAGTTTGATGAAACGTGGCCATACCCGTGAAGAGTATATCGATAAGATCCAAAGGCTTAAGGAAGCACGACCTCATCTGAGCCTGTCCTCGGATTTTATCGTCGGATTTCCCGGTGAAACCGAACAGGATTTCGAAGAGACCATGGATCTGATAGAAACCTTGGGTTTCGATCATTCCTACAGTTTTCTTTACAGCCCCCGTCCCGGCACGCCGGCCGCCGAAATGAATGACGATGTGCCGATCACGGTGAAAAAGGAGCGCCTGGCCCGGTTGCAGGCGAGAATCAACGAGATGTCGGCGGAAATCTCGCGGAACATGGTCAATACCGTACAGCGCATTTTGGTCGAAGGTATTTCGAAGAAGGATTATGCTCAATTGAGCGGACGCACCGAAAACAATCGGGTAGTCAATTTTTCGGGTCCGCCGCAGCTCATCGGACAGTTCATGGACGTTTTGATCGTCGAGGCACTGCCCAACTCGCTGAGGGGCAGATGCGTGAGTGCCTCTACGCCCGATTTTTCAACTCCCGAGACCAGCAGTCTCACCGCTTAA
- a CDS encoding PhoH family protein translates to MNSLHLTLEPADNERLASLCGQFDEHLRQIERRLGVEIANRGNQFEIIGSGKPVQAAYKVLQCLFDATSHEVMTPERVHLSLQDANIAAMLENTGDEAEQALAIRTKRGAIRPRGGNQQRYLKSIQSHDINFGVGPAGTGKTYLAVACAVAALERDEVRRLILARPAVEAGEKLGFLPGDMAQKVDPYLRPLYDALYEMLGFERVAKLIERNVIEVAPLAFMRGRTLNESFIILDEAQNTTVEQIKMFLTRVGFGSKAVITGDITQIDLPRNKESGLRHVLEVLRDVEGISFTFFTSQDVVRHPLVQRIVAAYEAYERAHVTDQHDQP, encoded by the coding sequence CTGAACTCCTTGCATCTTACTTTGGAACCCGCCGACAACGAGCGGCTGGCCAGCTTATGTGGCCAATTCGATGAACATCTGCGCCAGATCGAAAGACGCCTGGGCGTGGAAATCGCCAACCGCGGTAATCAGTTTGAAATCATAGGCTCCGGGAAGCCCGTGCAGGCCGCGTACAAAGTGCTTCAATGCCTGTTCGACGCGACCTCGCACGAGGTGATGACGCCCGAGCGGGTACATTTGTCCCTGCAGGACGCCAATATCGCCGCCATGCTGGAGAATACCGGCGACGAGGCCGAACAAGCGCTCGCCATCCGCACCAAGCGAGGCGCGATAAGGCCTAGGGGCGGCAATCAGCAGCGTTATCTCAAGAGCATCCAGAGCCACGACATTAACTTCGGGGTCGGCCCGGCGGGGACCGGCAAAACCTACCTGGCCGTGGCTTGTGCGGTCGCCGCCCTGGAACGGGACGAAGTGAGACGCCTGATTCTGGCGCGTCCGGCAGTCGAAGCCGGCGAGAAGCTGGGTTTCCTGCCCGGCGACATGGCCCAGAAGGTGGACCCGTATCTTCGGCCCTTGTACGACGCCCTGTACGAAATGCTGGGCTTCGAGCGGGTGGCCAAGCTCATTGAGCGCAACGTGATCGAGGTGGCGCCCCTCGCTTTCATGCGCGGACGGACCCTCAACGAATCGTTCATCATCCTGGACGAGGCGCAGAATACGACCGTCGAACAGATCAAGATGTTTCTGACGCGGGTGGGTTTCGGTTCCAAGGCCGTGATCACCGGCGATATCACCCAGATCGACCTGCCGCGCAACAAGGAATCGGGACTCAGGCACGTCCTCGAAGTGTTGCGCGACGTCGAAGGCATCAGCTTTACCTTTTTCACCTCCCAGGACGTCGTGCGCCATCCTCTGGTGCAGCGCATCGTCGCGGCTTACGAGGCTTACGAGCGGGCGCACGTGACCGACCAGCATGATCAGCCTTGA
- the ybeY gene encoding rRNA maturation RNase YbeY, which translates to MISLEVQHATEARWVPEDEDFLRWASAAAKRDRAELVIRIVDETESAELNGQYRHKAGPTNVLSFPFEVPEGIPNRLLGDLVICAAVVEREAREQGKPLEAHWAHMVVHGVLHLQGYDHISDSDAAVMEAEEIAILKNLGFPNPYEEIITA; encoded by the coding sequence ATGATCAGCCTTGAAGTCCAGCACGCAACTGAGGCGCGATGGGTCCCGGAGGACGAAGATTTTCTGCGGTGGGCAAGCGCCGCGGCGAAACGGGACCGGGCCGAATTAGTCATACGGATCGTGGACGAAACGGAAAGCGCCGAGTTGAACGGTCAGTATCGGCACAAGGCAGGACCGACCAATGTCCTCAGTTTTCCGTTCGAAGTGCCGGAGGGCATTCCCAACCGGTTGCTGGGCGATCTCGTGATCTGTGCAGCCGTCGTCGAGCGCGAGGCCCGCGAGCAGGGCAAACCCCTCGAAGCCCACTGGGCGCACATGGTGGTGCACGGCGTGCTGCACCTGCAAGGCTACGATCACATCTCGGACAGCGATGCCGCCGTCATGGAGGCGGAAGAGATCGCCATTCTCAAGAACTTAGGATTTCCCAATCCGTACGAGGAGATCATCACGGCATGA
- a CDS encoding HlyC/CorC family transporter: MNEEQTGEHRSWLERIGLFFTGEPEDREDLLELLRAAQKRNLIEAEALSMIEGVMQVSELKVRDIMIPRAQMIVVSQDAELETIFPLVAESAHSRYPVIGEDRTEVVGILLVKDLLIHSLKDKTKLVKEIMRPAQFVPESKRLNVLLKEFRTTRSHMAIVVDEYGAAAGLVTIEDVLEQIVGEIEDEHDFGEEEYIFRKNDREYTLKALTPIDEFNDYFYVDFSDEEFDTIGGLIVHHLGHVPKKGEKVDIDRFRFIVLRTDSRRVHLLKLILLPQSETQTGNGARMG, translated from the coding sequence ATGAACGAGGAGCAGACGGGCGAGCATCGAAGTTGGCTCGAACGAATAGGCCTTTTCTTCACTGGCGAGCCCGAGGACCGCGAGGACTTACTGGAACTGTTGCGCGCTGCGCAGAAACGGAATCTGATCGAAGCGGAAGCGCTTTCGATGATCGAAGGGGTCATGCAGGTCTCGGAACTCAAGGTCCGGGACATCATGATTCCGAGAGCCCAGATGATCGTGGTTTCGCAGGATGCGGAACTCGAGACCATCTTTCCTCTGGTGGCCGAGTCCGCCCATTCCCGTTATCCCGTCATCGGAGAAGACCGCACGGAAGTGGTGGGCATTCTTCTGGTCAAGGACCTCTTGATTCACAGCCTCAAGGACAAGACCAAGCTGGTCAAGGAAATCATGCGTCCCGCGCAGTTCGTCCCGGAGAGCAAACGGCTCAACGTGCTGCTCAAGGAGTTCCGCACCACGCGCAGCCATATGGCGATCGTGGTGGATGAATATGGCGCCGCGGCCGGCCTGGTAACGATCGAGGACGTCCTCGAACAAATCGTCGGAGAAATCGAGGACGAGCACGATTTCGGAGAAGAAGAATACATCTTCAGGAAAAACGACCGCGAGTACACTTTGAAAGCCCTGACGCCGATCGACGAGTTCAACGATTACTTTTACGTCGATTTCAGCGATGAAGAATTCGACACCATAGGCGGATTGATCGTCCATCATCTCGGCCACGTACCCAAGAAGGGTGAAAAAGTGGATATCGACCGTTTCCGTTTCATCGTGCTCAGAACCGATAGCCGCCGGGTCCACTTGCTGAAACTCATCCTCCTGCCCCAATCCGAAACGCAAACCGGAAACGGTGCGCGCATGGGTTGA
- the lnt gene encoding apolipoprotein N-acyltransferase gives MLYDILALFGGLLLPLAFSPFDYAFLAVLGLLLLFASWLKATPGRAFLRGYLFGLGQFGLGVSWVYVSMHDYGGASFLAAAGLTFLFTAFLALYPALAGWLSRRFWDSGRTLQLLVVFPAVWILLEWFRGWFLTGFPWLQIGYSQTDTPLAGYGPVLGVYGIGWVVAFLAGAIPAALGSARKPRMVMAAAILTVLALSRVLGGISWTQPAGEPFQVTLLQGNVPQDMKWQPEFQRETLDMYTEMTRQSWDARLIVWPETAVPAFYHQVENTYLAELAAEAKDRDTDLLIGVPFYDQTKDRYFNAVVALGASPGIYFKRHLVPFGEYLPLRPVLGFVLDILDIPLSDFAGGNGGQKALVAAGHALAASICYEDIFGQESLASLPEAAYLVNVTNDAWFGDSIAPYQHAQMARMRSLETGRYMLRATNTGITAIITPKGEIAVAAPLFQRTRLSGTITPVAGSTPYVLWSDWPVVVGLGAGLGLVAWRRRRRTEA, from the coding sequence GTGCTTTACGACATTCTGGCCTTGTTCGGCGGTTTATTGCTGCCGCTGGCCTTCTCCCCGTTCGACTACGCATTCCTCGCCGTCCTCGGCCTGCTTTTGCTGTTCGCGAGCTGGCTGAAAGCGACGCCGGGCCGTGCATTCCTGCGCGGGTACCTGTTCGGACTGGGACAGTTCGGCCTCGGCGTTTCCTGGGTCTATGTCAGCATGCACGATTACGGCGGCGCGAGCTTTCTCGCGGCGGCGGGGCTTACCTTCCTGTTTACGGCATTCCTCGCGCTTTATCCGGCACTCGCGGGCTGGCTTTCGCGCCGCTTTTGGGACAGCGGCAGAACCCTGCAATTACTGGTCGTATTCCCGGCCGTTTGGATCCTGCTGGAATGGTTTCGGGGCTGGTTCTTGACCGGCTTCCCCTGGTTGCAAATCGGCTACAGCCAAACCGACACGCCTTTGGCCGGTTACGGCCCGGTGCTCGGCGTCTACGGCATCGGCTGGGTGGTGGCTTTCCTGGCCGGGGCAATCCCGGCGGCGCTTGGTTCGGCTCGCAAACCGCGCATGGTCATGGCGGCAGCGATCCTCACGGTACTGGCTTTAAGCCGGGTACTCGGCGGGATTTCCTGGACCCAGCCCGCGGGGGAACCGTTCCAGGTCACGCTGTTGCAGGGCAACGTGCCGCAAGACATGAAATGGCAGCCGGAGTTTCAGCGGGAAACGCTGGACATGTATACGGAGATGACCCGACAGTCTTGGGACGCGCGGCTGATCGTCTGGCCGGAAACCGCCGTGCCGGCCTTTTATCATCAGGTCGAGAATACCTATCTTGCCGAGCTGGCTGCGGAAGCGAAGGACAGGGATACCGATCTTCTGATCGGCGTGCCGTTTTATGATCAGACCAAGGACCGCTATTTCAATGCGGTTGTCGCCTTGGGAGCGTCTCCAGGAATTTATTTCAAACGGCATTTGGTGCCCTTCGGCGAATATCTGCCGCTGCGTCCCGTGCTGGGCTTCGTGCTGGATATCCTGGACATCCCGCTGTCGGATTTCGCCGGCGGCAACGGCGGTCAGAAGGCTTTGGTCGCCGCCGGCCATGCGCTCGCGGCCTCGATCTGCTATGAAGACATTTTCGGACAGGAGTCCCTGGCGAGCCTGCCGGAGGCAGCCTATCTCGTAAACGTCACCAACGATGCCTGGTTCGGAGATTCCATCGCACCTTACCAGCATGCGCAGATGGCCCGGATGCGTTCGCTCGAAACCGGGCGTTACATGCTGCGAGCCACCAACACCGGCATCACGGCGATCATCACGCCCAAGGGCGAAATCGCCGTCGCCGCGCCCTTGTTCCAGCGTACCCGGCTGAGCGGGACGATCACGCCCGTCGCGGGCAGCACGCCTTACGTGCTGTGGAGCGATTGGCCGGTGGTGGTCGGACTCGGAGCGGGTTTAGGCCTTGTCGCTTGGCGCCGTCGGCGGCGGACAGAAGCGTAA